Proteins found in one Nostoc sp. NIES-3756 genomic segment:
- a CDS encoding SGNH/GDSL hydrolase family protein translates to MKTKIIAASFITLSSLLPLKASAQSITGLYVFGDSLSDTGNTFNLTGGLVNPATAIPPSPPNNPAGYYQGRFSNGEIWVDRVGQQLGLTSTPITSLFPTLDFTKQPSIPFPTQGLNFAIGGANSGEENAIVPNLGLPGVLQQVSLFQALLQANQQSLDPNALYAVSGGSNDFLFPKPSVDPTKPKPYENIAQSVSTLAAMGAKNILVFNLADLGTIPAATLNGRNPTELTQATQEFNSNLAKSLDAIRKNQKANIIEIDIFSLVNRVKQNPSEFGFTNVTDACLAQFPICNNDQSEYFFWDAFHPTTAGQKLVADAVLAATTPESPTTIGLLALGALGAVNSISRLKKKSVLNIMSKVTNK, encoded by the coding sequence ATGAAAACAAAAATTATAGCGGCAAGTTTTATTACTCTCTCTTCTCTGTTACCGCTAAAAGCTTCAGCTCAAAGTATTACCGGACTTTACGTATTTGGCGATAGCTTGTCTGATACAGGTAATACCTTTAATCTTACAGGTGGGTTAGTTAATCCGGCAACTGCTATTCCACCCAGCCCACCAAATAATCCGGCAGGTTACTATCAGGGACGTTTTTCTAACGGAGAAATATGGGTAGATCGTGTTGGTCAGCAGTTAGGTTTAACATCTACTCCTATCACTAGTCTATTTCCTACCTTAGATTTCACTAAACAGCCTTCTATACCTTTTCCTACCCAAGGACTTAATTTTGCTATTGGTGGTGCTAACTCTGGTGAAGAAAATGCTATTGTACCTAATTTAGGACTACCCGGAGTTTTACAGCAAGTCTCTCTTTTTCAAGCACTGTTACAAGCTAATCAACAAAGTCTTGACCCTAATGCACTCTACGCTGTGTCAGGAGGATCTAATGATTTTCTTTTTCCAAAACCTTCTGTTGATCCTACCAAACCCAAACCTTACGAAAATATTGCTCAATCTGTAAGCACTTTAGCGGCAATGGGTGCAAAAAATATTCTAGTGTTCAACTTGGCGGACTTAGGAACAATTCCCGCCGCTACCCTAAATGGGCGCAACCCTACAGAACTTACTCAAGCTACTCAAGAGTTCAACTCTAATTTGGCAAAAAGTTTAGATGCAATTAGAAAAAACCAGAAAGCAAACATCATTGAAATTGATATTTTTTCTCTGGTTAATCGTGTAAAACAAAATCCCAGTGAATTTGGTTTTACGAATGTAACCGATGCTTGCCTAGCCCAGTTTCCTATATGCAATAATGACCAAAGTGAATATTTCTTCTGGGATGCTTTTCACCCAACTACTGCTGGTCAAAAATTAGTTGCAGATGCAGTTTTAGCTGCAACAACTCCCGAATCTCCAACTACAATTGGTCTGCTAGCTCTTGGTGCATTGGGTGCAGTTAACAGCATCAGTCGTCTAAAAAAGAAATCTGTTCTTAATATAATGTCAAAGGTTACTAATAAATAA